Sequence from the Paenibacillus riograndensis SBR5 genome:
TTAATCAGCCGGCTGCTAACACTATTGGTCCGATTGTGATCCATTCCTCCTACACCTCCTTCATCCAAATTTAAAATCAGTTTAACCAATAACGGCTGAATATGCAAGAGAAAAAGTGCAGCGCCTGTGCATATCTGATGCCATGTGCAAGTAGTATGAGTATATGGCGGAGGTTCTTTTGCCAAATCCAATCCAGGAAGGGGGCCGGGCAATGGCGATGTTCAACGGGTTGCTGGGTAATGCCACGCAGGTTGCGCTGCCGGATGTTCAGCGGGAATACGCACAGATTCTTGCCCCGCAGGAAAAAATCGAGCGGGCCTATAAGCTGGTCCGGGATATGTTCATTTTTACGGATAAACGGCTGATTCTTGTTGATAAGCAAGGCGTGACCGGCAAAAAAACGGAGTACCATTCCA
This genomic interval carries:
- a CDS encoding PH domain-containing protein; this encodes MAMFNGLLGNATQVALPDVQREYAQILAPQEKIERAYKLVRDMFIFTDKRLILVDKQGVTGKKTEYHSIPYKSITHYSVETAGHFDLDAELCLYVSGGALPLKKTFNKSVNIYEVQAVLSQYILK